In the genome of Nitrosopumilus sp., one region contains:
- a CDS encoding phosphate uptake regulator PhoU has protein sequence MTKFVRRLQRIGSSILVSLPKEWVDANNLDKSSQVELETGQDSISISANKEIRPTKELIISYPLAKEENIVANITGAYLLGYDVIEINSKSVIPGKDREEIRNSMRRLVGMEIIEEDSSHINMQFLLDATTLNPPKILKRMSSISLGMYDDVLTGLISDDKSNLQTLAKRDVEVNRQYFLLVRLIRSTLVDKRLANAFNLENIDVLDYRVAANVLENAGDSIVELSNFIFNFSLSKEYSQKIYDVVRDFNKLAEKSIDAFTKPDRFLAIEAISMHKQYQDKLSLLRTTIGSKKQIPLDFLDLIYMFERIAQSWADVADLVQPIYSE, from the coding sequence TTGACTAAATTTGTTAGACGCCTACAAAGAATCGGAAGTAGTATTCTAGTATCCTTGCCAAAAGAATGGGTCGATGCGAATAATCTTGATAAAAGTAGTCAAGTTGAACTAGAAACTGGTCAGGATAGTATTTCGATTTCCGCAAATAAAGAGATCAGACCAACAAAAGAACTCATAATTTCTTATCCTTTGGCTAAAGAAGAAAATATTGTTGCAAACATTACTGGTGCTTACTTATTGGGTTATGATGTAATTGAAATCAATTCCAAATCAGTCATTCCTGGTAAAGATAGAGAAGAAATTCGTAATTCAATGAGAAGATTAGTGGGCATGGAAATAATTGAAGAAGACTCTTCTCATATTAACATGCAATTTCTTTTGGATGCAACAACTCTTAATCCTCCAAAAATTCTCAAACGAATGAGTTCTATTTCACTAGGAATGTATGATGATGTATTAACTGGACTAATTTCTGATGACAAATCTAATCTTCAAACTTTAGCAAAACGTGATGTTGAAGTAAACAGACAATATTTTCTACTTGTAAGATTAATTCGAAGTACTCTTGTTGATAAAAGATTAGCTAATGCATTCAATCTAGAAAATATAGATGTTTTAGATTATAGAGTTGCAGCAAATGTACTTGAGAATGCAGGTGATTCGATTGTTGAATTATCAAATTTTATTTTTAATTTTTCTTTATCAAAAGAATATTCACAAAAAATTTATGATGTGGTTAGAGATTTTAATAAACTTGCAGAAAAATCTATTGATGCATTTACAAAACCTGATAGATTTTTAGCAATTGAAGCTATATCAATGCATAAACAATATCAAGATAAACTTAGTTTACTTAGAACAACAATAGGATCTAAAAAACAAATTCCATTAGATTTTCTTGATTTAATATACATGTTTGAAAGAATTGCACAATCTTGGGCTGATGTTGCAGATCTAGTTCAGCCCATTTATAGTGAATAA
- a CDS encoding NUDIX hydrolase → MKETKIYEGKILGLSVYDGKIEGRKVKREYIKHRGAAAMLAFDEDKKVILVKQHRYPHGYILEIPAGTLEKKEEPIKCAFRELEEETGYRAKKMTPLITYYPSIGYNAEVIHCFLASGLKKIADLKLDEDEILSVVKIDFKKVLSMIKTGKIQDSKTICAILTYAAKKKLY, encoded by the coding sequence ATGAAAGAAACTAAAATTTATGAAGGAAAAATTTTAGGTCTTAGTGTTTATGATGGAAAAATAGAAGGAAGAAAAGTTAAACGAGAATATATTAAACATAGGGGAGCTGCTGCAATGCTTGCTTTTGATGAAGATAAAAAAGTCATTCTAGTTAAACAACATAGATATCCACATGGATATATTTTAGAAATTCCTGCTGGAACATTAGAAAAAAAAGAAGAACCAATAAAATGTGCATTTAGAGAGTTAGAAGAAGAAACAGGATATAGAGCAAAAAAAATGACTCCTTTGATAACATATTATCCTTCAATTGGCTATAATGCTGAGGTAATTCATTGTTTTTTAGCCTCAGGATTAAAGAAAATTGCTGATTTGAAATTAGATGAAGATGAGATTTTATCAGTAGTAAAAATTGATTTTAAAAAAGTTCTATCGATGATAAAAACAGGGAAAATTCAGGATTCAAAAACAATTTGTGCAATCTTGACATATGCTGCAAAGAAAAAATTGTATTAG